GAATTTCTTCTGCTCATACAGAGCCGAAAATTTGGGCGTTACGACCATATTTACAGCGAGTAAAATAAAGGGCGTTAGCATGGCGGTTCGCTGAGCTGTGGTGAGTAGCGCGACGTCTTGGGATGACAACCAGATACCACAGACAATTTGGCTGGATAGCAACATGATTTGCTGGGCGATTTGCCCTAACCATAGTGGTCGACTGCTATCCTTAAACTCTGGCCACGATATTTTATGACCTATTGCGTTGATGGGCCTCAAGTAACGAAACAGTGCTCCGCCTACCAGACCGGCCAGGAGCATGGAGCCCGCATAAAGCGCTGCTAGGTCATTCGCCTCGGCGAAGGATACTTGGAAGACAATAGCGATGAACAGGACCGGCCCAGCAATCTTAAGCGTTAACACAGAGGTTACGGTCCTATGAAGTCCCTGTAAGCCCATGCCATAAACAGTAAGTAATGTAATGCCCGGCAAGGCCAGACCCATCATTACTAGAACAGGTCCAAGTGCCACCTTTTTAAAAACGTGAGCAGCTATATTGTCACCGGCGAAGAATAAAACCAACGACGCCAAAAGGGTTAAGGGAATCGTGAGAGTGAGAGCTCTAGTAGTCACGCTTTGTATGCGAACTCCCTGATTCTTACCCTCCGCAGCGCCAATGAATCGTACGATACTTATATCGACGCCGGCTCGAGTTGCCGTCCCGAGAAAGGTGATAATCGCGAGCGCCAAAAAAAAGAGCCCCGCCTGTTCAGCACCATAATATCGCGCAATGACCCAGCTCATCAGCAACGACGTCAGGGCGCCAACGCCGCGTATCAATGCGCTGATGACACTGCTTTTCAGGAGTTTGTGGTCTGAGAATTTCACTGCGGTGAATTTGCGAGGGGAAGCCGACGGTAACGCTGTGTCTGCTCCAAAATCGTTGCAGAGAGTGCTGAGGCCACAATGCCTATGATCGCAAGCTCACCCTTGTTACCTACGCCAAAACGGGTGAGTAAAATGAGAAAACAGGCCACTGCAGCCAAGCCAAACCAAACTTCATGCTGCTCGCCTCCCTTTGTAAACCTGATGACATTTACGCATAGTCCTGCCACATACAAAAACAAACAAAGCGCCGGCAATGCCATGATGAGTCCCCCTTGATGCAGAAAAAATAGCACCAGGTTGTGTGCATAGTGTCCATTTGAGACCAGCGGCCCGAGGCCATTTCCAAACAGTGTGGTGCCCATACTTCCCAGCGTCTCTGAGAAAACTAGGTTGACTTGGTAGATCCTAGAGTTAGTAAGGACATCAACGATGTATCTGTCTTGTAGCGAGGCCACAACCGCCGAAGGGATATTTGCGATC
The Candidatus Paraluminiphilus aquimaris genome window above contains:
- a CDS encoding oligosaccharide flippase family protein, which codes for MKFSDHKLLKSSVISALIRGVGALTSLLMSWVIARYYGAEQAGLFFLALAIITFLGTATRAGVDISIVRFIGAAEGKNQGVRIQSVTTRALTLTIPLTLLASLVLFFAGDNIAAHVFKKVALGPVLVMMGLALPGITLLTVYGMGLQGLHRTVTSVLTLKIAGPVLFIAIVFQVSFAEANDLAALYAGSMLLAGLVGGALFRYLRPINAIGHKISWPEFKDSSRPLWLGQIAQQIMLLSSQIVCGIWLSSQDVALLTTAQRTAMLTPFILLAVNMVVTPKFSALYEQKKFSELENLAIDATKLMLIVGMPVALFMLVFSSQIMSSFGPDFAPAAVLLQIITLGQVVNIATGSANMLLVSTGNEDALKFTYYTGAAIAVIVCACLIPVYGVLGGAIATALAIAIQNIATVTMVRKRLGMTVLPPILRAN